The sequence below is a genomic window from Thermoproteota archaeon.
TATTTATGCAAATGGAGGTCAGGTGTATGAAAAAGATATTAGAAATCAGCTCGATGAGCCTAGAACCACAGTATGGCGTACGATAAAGAGACTAGAAGAGAAAGGAATCATCATAGTAAGAAAAGAAGGCAATCAAAACCTCATAGTTTTGATTGTAA
It includes:
- a CDS encoding winged helix-turn-helix transcriptional regulator; protein product: MIEQINQIIKSLRECDRKIISFIYANGGQVYEKDIRNQLDEPRTTVWRTIKRLEEKGIIIVRKEGNQNLIVLIVNQND